A genomic window from SAR202 cluster bacterium includes:
- a CDS encoding threonylcarbamoyl-AMP synthase: MLGTGLASYRAGTPIDSQIRSAVDVLRHGGVIAVPTDTLYGLAASALNPGAVARLYAIKGRPSAMALPVLLAEVSEIPKYVADVPDLARKLAEEFLPGPLTIVLRRGAAIPDVVTGGQDTVGVRVPDHPVPRQIVRLLGGPITGTSANRSGKPGLTTADAVRRELGTDVDYIVDGGECEGGVPSTVIDVSTVPPRLVREGAVSREEIERICGMKVL, from the coding sequence ATTTTGGGAACGGGTTTGGCAAGTTACCGCGCCGGAACGCCCATCGATTCGCAGATACGCTCCGCGGTGGACGTTTTGAGGCACGGAGGGGTCATTGCGGTCCCTACCGACACCCTTTACGGCCTTGCCGCCTCTGCGCTCAACCCCGGGGCTGTTGCAAGGCTCTACGCCATAAAGGGAAGGCCCTCGGCAATGGCCCTGCCGGTGCTCCTGGCCGAGGTAAGCGAGATTCCCAAGTACGTTGCCGATGTTCCCGACCTCGCCCGCAAGCTGGCGGAGGAGTTTCTGCCCGGCCCACTCACGATCGTGCTGAGGCGCGGGGCGGCGATTCCGGATGTGGTGACCGGCGGCCAGGATACAGTTGGAGTGAGGGTGCCTGACCACCCGGTGCCCAGGCAGATAGTCCGGCTCCTCGGCGGCCCGATCACCGGCACGAGCGCGAACCGCTCGGGAAAGCCCGGGCTGACCACGGCCGACGCCGTGCGGCGGGAACTGGGGACCGATGTCGACTACATCGTCGACGGAGGCGAGTGCGAGGGCGGAGTCCCTTCGACGGTCATCGACGTATCAACCGTACCTCCGCGGCTAGTCCGGGAGGGAGCGGTATCCCGTGAGGAGATCGAACGTATCTGCGGCATGAAGGTGCTCTGA
- a CDS encoding polyprenyl synthetase family protein: MIAINIELLEAKVEAELKDIFSERTMPLYNMMAYHLGWQDERGNMGVPMRRDRHHGVACLAAAHAAGGEAEAALPAAAAVELVHNFAQIHDDVQGGHPQRFKRDAVWWVWGPAQAINAGDGMYALARLALFRLMDRGISPEVTFGALKMLDIAGLEVCEGRFRDFEAQERIDMSVEAYMAMASSKTGALLACSTKLGALASGAPAAVVDAMGVYGTKMGIAWQVREDLDALWPTDPQAAPPSTEVLNKKKLLPVVHALEQATLKDKRRLGEIYFKRVLQPEDVISVRGVLEELGARDFCEGLVKNLRQEAHDALVTAGVTAEGKKLLAQVEKGLMGE, from the coding sequence GTGATTGCGATCAACATTGAACTTCTTGAGGCGAAGGTAGAGGCCGAGCTGAAGGATATCTTCAGCGAGCGGACGATGCCCCTTTACAATATGATGGCCTACCACCTGGGATGGCAGGACGAGCGCGGCAACATGGGCGTCCCCATGCGCCGGGACCGCCACCACGGCGTGGCGTGCCTTGCCGCAGCGCACGCGGCCGGGGGAGAGGCCGAGGCGGCTTTACCGGCCGCGGCGGCAGTGGAGCTTGTCCACAACTTCGCCCAGATCCACGACGACGTTCAGGGGGGCCACCCGCAGCGGTTCAAGCGCGATGCCGTCTGGTGGGTGTGGGGCCCAGCGCAGGCGATCAATGCAGGAGATGGCATGTATGCGCTGGCCCGGCTGGCGCTGTTCAGGCTTATGGACAGGGGCATCTCTCCGGAGGTGACGTTCGGGGCGCTAAAGATGCTGGACATCGCTGGCCTGGAGGTCTGCGAAGGGCGCTTCCGCGACTTCGAGGCGCAGGAGCGCATTGACATGAGCGTTGAAGCGTACATGGCAATGGCCTCCAGCAAGACCGGCGCGCTGCTGGCGTGCTCCACGAAGCTGGGCGCGCTGGCCTCAGGAGCGCCCGCCGCCGTGGTGGACGCGATGGGCGTGTACGGCACGAAAATGGGTATTGCGTGGCAGGTTCGCGAGGACCTCGACGCGCTGTGGCCGACTGACCCGCAGGCGGCGCCGCCAAGCACCGAGGTGCTCAACAAGAAGAAGCTCCTACCGGTAGTGCATGCGCTTGAGCAGGCAACGCTGAAAGACAAGCGTCGCCTGGGCGAGATTTACTTCAAGCGCGTGCTGCAGCCTGAAGACGTGATATCCGTGCGTGGAGTCCTTGAGGAGCTGGGCGCGCGGGACTTTTGCGAGGGGCTGGTCAAAAACCTCAGGCAAGAGGCCCACGATGCGCTCGTGACAGCAGGGGTGACAGCGGAAGGCAAGAAGCTCCTGGCGCAGGTGGAGAAAGGCCTGATGGGCGAGTGA